In Mytilus galloprovincialis chromosome 1, xbMytGall1.hap1.1, whole genome shotgun sequence, the following are encoded in one genomic region:
- the LOC143075068 gene encoding exportin-T-like isoform X2: MYLSVEKRCTLYFIKPRGHLYDCYYYPFVGMDEEALRGLNPVSDPQLQRRALQYFEQLKSLDSGWKLCAEAFVNGSYHGNDHVKFFCLQVIENYLKTGYSQANLDDHQNIKSFIARCLQLQGSEGTQDRSFIRNKIGQIISLAFVQDYPHRWPSFFTDLLQTVSPNHHSIDIYLRVLLAIDSDVVDREIVHTAEEFQRNTLIKDAMREQANGQLAGTWYEILTTYETSNPEVVCMCLDVIGKFISWIDINLIANDKFVTVLLNFMTLTLIRESACDCITDILNKGMDPIVKTKLVESFTNVLEERGILNPVEDEEGDFLAKLSKLVNAIGVNLILAWQKLLKTEDKENTEATLQALESKVPLMFRFLSDEDDDVSGAVAQFSQEYIALLKQMKPLSQKQRENMEGLLYIVIKKMTYDESYDFEHEGEEEAMFQEYRKQLKTIFNNLAALDAQLIIVTVHNILTQTLPNWERVDQLETELAISLLYQLGEALPATQGQHFSGDLTKASVLQEMMRLLITSRVSCQGHMSVMLQFFETVVRYDKFFSVEPQHIPDVLMAFTDERGFRHRSAQVRSRASYLFSRFVKGVRSHIHNYVEEILQRIQDLLVLNTPDNGYQHLLSSDDQLFLYETAGSLIVCSNLPSEKKQTLMKNLLSPIATKFESLLTKLVAETNQEKQLAYAQSINTATALASRVSKGFSSQQTMQVCGCVDTFTDLLRLFLQAVNVPIHRQLIHTGVRQYLHRMVVCMEKEILPFVPVVLENLLKQPDARELHDFLPLMNQMIMKFKNAISPFLQEVFMPLVSTIYQVLTTPTDELDQVTANDKKMLQRSYYLFICTIVANDVLDVLKNQDMQNLNQVLITFIQGAVDIPDPQSQKMCFNILRKLVDSWGGNDGMAGFVDFMYKSIIPACLMAPMKPSFDLNDGQTSLALGECSNCLREIYGKRGDEMIQYLQSEYLPTLQLSQQQTEEFCQVLKADSKMFRTYFKNFFMKAKS, translated from the exons ATGTATCTTTCAGTGGAAAAAA GATGCacattgtattttataaaacCAAGAGGACATTTGTATGACTGTTACTATTATCCATTTGTTGGAATGGATGAGGAAGCATTAAGGGGTTTAAACCCTGTATCTGATCCACAACTACAAAGGAGA GCATTGCAGTACTTTGAACAATTAAAGTCTTTGGACAGTGGATGGAAGTTGTGTGCAGAAGCGTTTGTTAATGGATCTTATCATGG GAATGATCATGTGAAGTTTTTCTGCTTACAAGTGATTGAGAACTATCTAAAAACAGGATACAGTCAGGCTAACCTTGATGACCACCAGAATATTAAGTCTTTTATTGCTAGATGTCTACAGTTACAG GGATCTGAAGGCACTCAAGACAGAAGTTTCATCAGGAACAAGATAGGTCAGATTATCTCCCTTGCATTTGTTCAGGATTACCCTCACAGGTGGCCATCTTTCTTCACAGACTTGTTACAGACAGTATCACCAAACCACCATTCAATAGATATTTACTTGAGAGTTCTCCTGGCCATAGACAGTGATGTGGTAGACAGAGAGATTGTACACACAGCAGAG GAGTTTCAGAGAAATACATTGATCAAGGATGCTATGCGAGAACAAGCTAATGGACAGTTAGCAGGGACATGGTATGAAATTTTG ACAACTTATGAGACATCCAACCCAGAAGTTGTTTGTATGTGTTTAGACGTCATTGGGAAGTTTATATCATGGATTGACATTAATCTGATTGCCAATGACAAATTTGTGACTGTTCTGTTAAActtcatgaccttgaccttgataAGAGAGAGTGCTTGTGATTGTATAACAGACATTCTGAACAAAGGAATGGATCCAATCGTCAAAACAAAGCTGGTGGAGTCATTTACTAATGTGCTTGAGGAAAGAGGAATCCTAAATCCAGTAGAG GATGAAGAAGGTGATTTTCTTGCCAAATTATCAAAGCTGGTAAATGCAATTGGTGTGAACTTAATACTGGCCTGGCAGAA GTTGTTGAAAACAGAGGACAAGGAAAACACTGAAGCAACCTTACAGGCCTTAGAGAGTAAGGTGCCACTGATGTTTCGCTTTCTTAGTGACGAGGATGATGATGTTTCTGGTGCTGTAGCTCAATTCTCACAGGAATATATTGCCTTGTTAAAACAGATGAAACCACTGAGCCAGAAACAGAGAGAAAATATGGAG GGACTGTTGTacattgttattaaaaaaatgaccTATGATGAATCTTATGATTTTGAACACGAG GGAGAAGAAGAAGCCATGTTTCAGGagtacaggaaacaactgaagactatttttaacaatttagctGCTTTA gatGCTCAGCTAATAATAGTAACAGTTCACAACATTTTGACACAGACTTTACCTAACTGGGAAAGAGTGGACCAGTTAGAGACTGAATTAGCCATAAGTCTGTTGTATCAACTAGGAGAAGCACTGCCG gCTACACAAGGCCAACATTTCAGTGGGGATCTAACAAAGGCATCTGTTTTACAGGAAATGATGAGACTG ttgaTAACTAGTCGTGTGAGTTGCCAGGGTCACATGTCTGTCATGTTACAGTTCTTTGAGACAGTAGTGAGATATGATAAGTTCTTTAGTGTAGAACCTCAACACATTCCTGATGTACTA ATGGCTTTTACTGATGAAAGAGGATTTCGACATCGATCAGCTCAAGTGAGAAGTCGagcatcatatttgttttcaagaTTTGTTAAAGGTGTGAG GTCTCATATCCATAACTATGTTGAGGAGATTTTGCAGAGAATTCAAGATCTACTGGTACTGAATACACCAGACAATGGGTACCAGCATCTTTTGTCATCTGATGATCAGTTGTTTCTTTATGAAACTGCTGGAAGCTTGATTGTTTGCAGTAATCTTCCAAGTGAG aaaaaacaGACTTTGATGAAAAATCTGTTATCACCTATAGCAacaaaatttgaaagtttattAACCAAACTAGTAGCAGAAACTAATCAAGAAAAACAACTTGCTTATGCTCAAAGTATCAACACTGCCACTGCTCTTGCAAG TCGAGTGAGTAAAGGATTTTCTAGTCAACAAACTATGCAGGTGTGTGGATGTGTGGATACGTTTACAGATCTGTTAAGATTGTTTTTACAAGCTGTTAATGTTCCAATTCACAGACAATTAATTCATACTG ggGTGCGGCAATATTTACATAGAATGGTTGTGTGTATGGAGAAAGAGATACTTCCTTTCGTTCCTGTAGTTTTAGAGAATTTATTAAAGCAGCCTGATGCAAGGGAATTACATGATTTTCTTCCCTTGATGAATCAGATGATTATGAAATTTAAA AATGCCATATCCCCATTTCTACAAGAGGTGTTCATGCCTTTAGTTAGTACCATTTATCAGGTGTTGACGACTCCTACTGATGAACTGGACCAGGTGACAGCTAACGATAAGAAGATGTTACAGAGgagttattatttatttatatgtacaATAGTGGCTAATGATGTTCTGGATGTGTTGAAAAATCAAG ACATGCAGAACTTAAATCAGGTGTTAATTACATTTATACAAGGTGCTGTTGATATTCCTGATCCTCAG AGTCAGAAAATGTGCTTTAATATACTGAGAAAGCTGGTTGATTCATGGG GTGGAAATGATGGAATGGCTGGTTTTGTTGATTTTATGTATAAAAGTATTATTCCTGCTTGTCTAATGGCACCAATGAAACCTAGCTTTGATTTAAATGATGGACAGACATCTCTT GCTTTAGGTGAATGTTCAAATTGTTTGAGAGAAATTTATGGAAAGAGG GGAGATGAGATGATACAATATTTACAGTCAGAATACCTACCTACATTACAGTTGTCACAACAACAAACAGAG GAGTTTTGTCAAGTGTTAAAAGCAGACAGCAAAATGTTTAGGACTTATTTTAAG AATTTCTTTATGAAGGCTAAGTCATGA
- the LOC143075068 gene encoding exportin-T-like isoform X1, whose protein sequence is MYLSVEKRCTLYFIKPRGHLYDCYYYPFVGMDEEALRGLNPVSDPQLQRRALQYFEQLKSLDSGWKLCAEAFVNGSYHGNDHVKFFCLQVIENYLKTGYSQANLDDHQNIKSFIARCLQLQGSEGTQDRSFIRNKIGQIISLAFVQDYPHRWPSFFTDLLQTVSPNHHSIDIYLRVLLAIDSDVVDREIVHTAEEFQRNTLIKDAMREQANGQLAGTWYEILTTYETSNPEVVCMCLDVIGKFISWIDINLIANDKFVTVLLNFMTLTLIRESACDCITDILNKGMDPIVKTKLVESFTNVLEERGILNPVEDEEGDFLAKLSKLVNAIGVNLILAWQKLLKTEDKENTEATLQALESKVPLMFRFLSDEDDDVSGAVAQFSQEYIALLKQMKPLSQKQRENMEGLLYIVIKKMTYDESYDFEHEGEEEAMFQEYRKQLKTIFNNLAALDAQLIIVTVHNILTQTLPNWERVDQLETELAISLLYQLGEALPEKENDNRNFILQATQGQHFSGDLTKASVLQEMMRLLITSRVSCQGHMSVMLQFFETVVRYDKFFSVEPQHIPDVLMAFTDERGFRHRSAQVRSRASYLFSRFVKGVRSHIHNYVEEILQRIQDLLVLNTPDNGYQHLLSSDDQLFLYETAGSLIVCSNLPSEKKQTLMKNLLSPIATKFESLLTKLVAETNQEKQLAYAQSINTATALASRVSKGFSSQQTMQVCGCVDTFTDLLRLFLQAVNVPIHRQLIHTGVRQYLHRMVVCMEKEILPFVPVVLENLLKQPDARELHDFLPLMNQMIMKFKNAISPFLQEVFMPLVSTIYQVLTTPTDELDQVTANDKKMLQRSYYLFICTIVANDVLDVLKNQDMQNLNQVLITFIQGAVDIPDPQSQKMCFNILRKLVDSWGGNDGMAGFVDFMYKSIIPACLMAPMKPSFDLNDGQTSLALGECSNCLREIYGKRGDEMIQYLQSEYLPTLQLSQQQTEEFCQVLKADSKMFRTYFKNFFMKAKS, encoded by the exons ATGTATCTTTCAGTGGAAAAAA GATGCacattgtattttataaaacCAAGAGGACATTTGTATGACTGTTACTATTATCCATTTGTTGGAATGGATGAGGAAGCATTAAGGGGTTTAAACCCTGTATCTGATCCACAACTACAAAGGAGA GCATTGCAGTACTTTGAACAATTAAAGTCTTTGGACAGTGGATGGAAGTTGTGTGCAGAAGCGTTTGTTAATGGATCTTATCATGG GAATGATCATGTGAAGTTTTTCTGCTTACAAGTGATTGAGAACTATCTAAAAACAGGATACAGTCAGGCTAACCTTGATGACCACCAGAATATTAAGTCTTTTATTGCTAGATGTCTACAGTTACAG GGATCTGAAGGCACTCAAGACAGAAGTTTCATCAGGAACAAGATAGGTCAGATTATCTCCCTTGCATTTGTTCAGGATTACCCTCACAGGTGGCCATCTTTCTTCACAGACTTGTTACAGACAGTATCACCAAACCACCATTCAATAGATATTTACTTGAGAGTTCTCCTGGCCATAGACAGTGATGTGGTAGACAGAGAGATTGTACACACAGCAGAG GAGTTTCAGAGAAATACATTGATCAAGGATGCTATGCGAGAACAAGCTAATGGACAGTTAGCAGGGACATGGTATGAAATTTTG ACAACTTATGAGACATCCAACCCAGAAGTTGTTTGTATGTGTTTAGACGTCATTGGGAAGTTTATATCATGGATTGACATTAATCTGATTGCCAATGACAAATTTGTGACTGTTCTGTTAAActtcatgaccttgaccttgataAGAGAGAGTGCTTGTGATTGTATAACAGACATTCTGAACAAAGGAATGGATCCAATCGTCAAAACAAAGCTGGTGGAGTCATTTACTAATGTGCTTGAGGAAAGAGGAATCCTAAATCCAGTAGAG GATGAAGAAGGTGATTTTCTTGCCAAATTATCAAAGCTGGTAAATGCAATTGGTGTGAACTTAATACTGGCCTGGCAGAA GTTGTTGAAAACAGAGGACAAGGAAAACACTGAAGCAACCTTACAGGCCTTAGAGAGTAAGGTGCCACTGATGTTTCGCTTTCTTAGTGACGAGGATGATGATGTTTCTGGTGCTGTAGCTCAATTCTCACAGGAATATATTGCCTTGTTAAAACAGATGAAACCACTGAGCCAGAAACAGAGAGAAAATATGGAG GGACTGTTGTacattgttattaaaaaaatgaccTATGATGAATCTTATGATTTTGAACACGAG GGAGAAGAAGAAGCCATGTTTCAGGagtacaggaaacaactgaagactatttttaacaatttagctGCTTTA gatGCTCAGCTAATAATAGTAACAGTTCACAACATTTTGACACAGACTTTACCTAACTGGGAAAGAGTGGACCAGTTAGAGACTGAATTAGCCATAAGTCTGTTGTATCAACTAGGAGAAGCACTGCCG gaaaaagaaaatgacaacagaaattttattttgcaggCTACACAAGGCCAACATTTCAGTGGGGATCTAACAAAGGCATCTGTTTTACAGGAAATGATGAGACTG ttgaTAACTAGTCGTGTGAGTTGCCAGGGTCACATGTCTGTCATGTTACAGTTCTTTGAGACAGTAGTGAGATATGATAAGTTCTTTAGTGTAGAACCTCAACACATTCCTGATGTACTA ATGGCTTTTACTGATGAAAGAGGATTTCGACATCGATCAGCTCAAGTGAGAAGTCGagcatcatatttgttttcaagaTTTGTTAAAGGTGTGAG GTCTCATATCCATAACTATGTTGAGGAGATTTTGCAGAGAATTCAAGATCTACTGGTACTGAATACACCAGACAATGGGTACCAGCATCTTTTGTCATCTGATGATCAGTTGTTTCTTTATGAAACTGCTGGAAGCTTGATTGTTTGCAGTAATCTTCCAAGTGAG aaaaaacaGACTTTGATGAAAAATCTGTTATCACCTATAGCAacaaaatttgaaagtttattAACCAAACTAGTAGCAGAAACTAATCAAGAAAAACAACTTGCTTATGCTCAAAGTATCAACACTGCCACTGCTCTTGCAAG TCGAGTGAGTAAAGGATTTTCTAGTCAACAAACTATGCAGGTGTGTGGATGTGTGGATACGTTTACAGATCTGTTAAGATTGTTTTTACAAGCTGTTAATGTTCCAATTCACAGACAATTAATTCATACTG ggGTGCGGCAATATTTACATAGAATGGTTGTGTGTATGGAGAAAGAGATACTTCCTTTCGTTCCTGTAGTTTTAGAGAATTTATTAAAGCAGCCTGATGCAAGGGAATTACATGATTTTCTTCCCTTGATGAATCAGATGATTATGAAATTTAAA AATGCCATATCCCCATTTCTACAAGAGGTGTTCATGCCTTTAGTTAGTACCATTTATCAGGTGTTGACGACTCCTACTGATGAACTGGACCAGGTGACAGCTAACGATAAGAAGATGTTACAGAGgagttattatttatttatatgtacaATAGTGGCTAATGATGTTCTGGATGTGTTGAAAAATCAAG ACATGCAGAACTTAAATCAGGTGTTAATTACATTTATACAAGGTGCTGTTGATATTCCTGATCCTCAG AGTCAGAAAATGTGCTTTAATATACTGAGAAAGCTGGTTGATTCATGGG GTGGAAATGATGGAATGGCTGGTTTTGTTGATTTTATGTATAAAAGTATTATTCCTGCTTGTCTAATGGCACCAATGAAACCTAGCTTTGATTTAAATGATGGACAGACATCTCTT GCTTTAGGTGAATGTTCAAATTGTTTGAGAGAAATTTATGGAAAGAGG GGAGATGAGATGATACAATATTTACAGTCAGAATACCTACCTACATTACAGTTGTCACAACAACAAACAGAG GAGTTTTGTCAAGTGTTAAAAGCAGACAGCAAAATGTTTAGGACTTATTTTAAG AATTTCTTTATGAAGGCTAAGTCATGA
- the LOC143075068 gene encoding exportin-T-like isoform X3, translating into MDEEALRGLNPVSDPQLQRRALQYFEQLKSLDSGWKLCAEAFVNGSYHGNDHVKFFCLQVIENYLKTGYSQANLDDHQNIKSFIARCLQLQGSEGTQDRSFIRNKIGQIISLAFVQDYPHRWPSFFTDLLQTVSPNHHSIDIYLRVLLAIDSDVVDREIVHTAEEFQRNTLIKDAMREQANGQLAGTWYEILTTYETSNPEVVCMCLDVIGKFISWIDINLIANDKFVTVLLNFMTLTLIRESACDCITDILNKGMDPIVKTKLVESFTNVLEERGILNPVEDEEGDFLAKLSKLVNAIGVNLILAWQKLLKTEDKENTEATLQALESKVPLMFRFLSDEDDDVSGAVAQFSQEYIALLKQMKPLSQKQRENMEGLLYIVIKKMTYDESYDFEHEGEEEAMFQEYRKQLKTIFNNLAALDAQLIIVTVHNILTQTLPNWERVDQLETELAISLLYQLGEALPEKENDNRNFILQATQGQHFSGDLTKASVLQEMMRLLITSRVSCQGHMSVMLQFFETVVRYDKFFSVEPQHIPDVLMAFTDERGFRHRSAQVRSRASYLFSRFVKGVRSHIHNYVEEILQRIQDLLVLNTPDNGYQHLLSSDDQLFLYETAGSLIVCSNLPSEKKQTLMKNLLSPIATKFESLLTKLVAETNQEKQLAYAQSINTATALASRVSKGFSSQQTMQVCGCVDTFTDLLRLFLQAVNVPIHRQLIHTGVRQYLHRMVVCMEKEILPFVPVVLENLLKQPDARELHDFLPLMNQMIMKFKNAISPFLQEVFMPLVSTIYQVLTTPTDELDQVTANDKKMLQRSYYLFICTIVANDVLDVLKNQDMQNLNQVLITFIQGAVDIPDPQSQKMCFNILRKLVDSWGGNDGMAGFVDFMYKSIIPACLMAPMKPSFDLNDGQTSLALGECSNCLREIYGKRGDEMIQYLQSEYLPTLQLSQQQTEEFCQVLKADSKMFRTYFKNFFMKAKS; encoded by the exons ATGGATGAGGAAGCATTAAGGGGTTTAAACCCTGTATCTGATCCACAACTACAAAGGAGA GCATTGCAGTACTTTGAACAATTAAAGTCTTTGGACAGTGGATGGAAGTTGTGTGCAGAAGCGTTTGTTAATGGATCTTATCATGG GAATGATCATGTGAAGTTTTTCTGCTTACAAGTGATTGAGAACTATCTAAAAACAGGATACAGTCAGGCTAACCTTGATGACCACCAGAATATTAAGTCTTTTATTGCTAGATGTCTACAGTTACAG GGATCTGAAGGCACTCAAGACAGAAGTTTCATCAGGAACAAGATAGGTCAGATTATCTCCCTTGCATTTGTTCAGGATTACCCTCACAGGTGGCCATCTTTCTTCACAGACTTGTTACAGACAGTATCACCAAACCACCATTCAATAGATATTTACTTGAGAGTTCTCCTGGCCATAGACAGTGATGTGGTAGACAGAGAGATTGTACACACAGCAGAG GAGTTTCAGAGAAATACATTGATCAAGGATGCTATGCGAGAACAAGCTAATGGACAGTTAGCAGGGACATGGTATGAAATTTTG ACAACTTATGAGACATCCAACCCAGAAGTTGTTTGTATGTGTTTAGACGTCATTGGGAAGTTTATATCATGGATTGACATTAATCTGATTGCCAATGACAAATTTGTGACTGTTCTGTTAAActtcatgaccttgaccttgataAGAGAGAGTGCTTGTGATTGTATAACAGACATTCTGAACAAAGGAATGGATCCAATCGTCAAAACAAAGCTGGTGGAGTCATTTACTAATGTGCTTGAGGAAAGAGGAATCCTAAATCCAGTAGAG GATGAAGAAGGTGATTTTCTTGCCAAATTATCAAAGCTGGTAAATGCAATTGGTGTGAACTTAATACTGGCCTGGCAGAA GTTGTTGAAAACAGAGGACAAGGAAAACACTGAAGCAACCTTACAGGCCTTAGAGAGTAAGGTGCCACTGATGTTTCGCTTTCTTAGTGACGAGGATGATGATGTTTCTGGTGCTGTAGCTCAATTCTCACAGGAATATATTGCCTTGTTAAAACAGATGAAACCACTGAGCCAGAAACAGAGAGAAAATATGGAG GGACTGTTGTacattgttattaaaaaaatgaccTATGATGAATCTTATGATTTTGAACACGAG GGAGAAGAAGAAGCCATGTTTCAGGagtacaggaaacaactgaagactatttttaacaatttagctGCTTTA gatGCTCAGCTAATAATAGTAACAGTTCACAACATTTTGACACAGACTTTACCTAACTGGGAAAGAGTGGACCAGTTAGAGACTGAATTAGCCATAAGTCTGTTGTATCAACTAGGAGAAGCACTGCCG gaaaaagaaaatgacaacagaaattttattttgcaggCTACACAAGGCCAACATTTCAGTGGGGATCTAACAAAGGCATCTGTTTTACAGGAAATGATGAGACTG ttgaTAACTAGTCGTGTGAGTTGCCAGGGTCACATGTCTGTCATGTTACAGTTCTTTGAGACAGTAGTGAGATATGATAAGTTCTTTAGTGTAGAACCTCAACACATTCCTGATGTACTA ATGGCTTTTACTGATGAAAGAGGATTTCGACATCGATCAGCTCAAGTGAGAAGTCGagcatcatatttgttttcaagaTTTGTTAAAGGTGTGAG GTCTCATATCCATAACTATGTTGAGGAGATTTTGCAGAGAATTCAAGATCTACTGGTACTGAATACACCAGACAATGGGTACCAGCATCTTTTGTCATCTGATGATCAGTTGTTTCTTTATGAAACTGCTGGAAGCTTGATTGTTTGCAGTAATCTTCCAAGTGAG aaaaaacaGACTTTGATGAAAAATCTGTTATCACCTATAGCAacaaaatttgaaagtttattAACCAAACTAGTAGCAGAAACTAATCAAGAAAAACAACTTGCTTATGCTCAAAGTATCAACACTGCCACTGCTCTTGCAAG TCGAGTGAGTAAAGGATTTTCTAGTCAACAAACTATGCAGGTGTGTGGATGTGTGGATACGTTTACAGATCTGTTAAGATTGTTTTTACAAGCTGTTAATGTTCCAATTCACAGACAATTAATTCATACTG ggGTGCGGCAATATTTACATAGAATGGTTGTGTGTATGGAGAAAGAGATACTTCCTTTCGTTCCTGTAGTTTTAGAGAATTTATTAAAGCAGCCTGATGCAAGGGAATTACATGATTTTCTTCCCTTGATGAATCAGATGATTATGAAATTTAAA AATGCCATATCCCCATTTCTACAAGAGGTGTTCATGCCTTTAGTTAGTACCATTTATCAGGTGTTGACGACTCCTACTGATGAACTGGACCAGGTGACAGCTAACGATAAGAAGATGTTACAGAGgagttattatttatttatatgtacaATAGTGGCTAATGATGTTCTGGATGTGTTGAAAAATCAAG ACATGCAGAACTTAAATCAGGTGTTAATTACATTTATACAAGGTGCTGTTGATATTCCTGATCCTCAG AGTCAGAAAATGTGCTTTAATATACTGAGAAAGCTGGTTGATTCATGGG GTGGAAATGATGGAATGGCTGGTTTTGTTGATTTTATGTATAAAAGTATTATTCCTGCTTGTCTAATGGCACCAATGAAACCTAGCTTTGATTTAAATGATGGACAGACATCTCTT GCTTTAGGTGAATGTTCAAATTGTTTGAGAGAAATTTATGGAAAGAGG GGAGATGAGATGATACAATATTTACAGTCAGAATACCTACCTACATTACAGTTGTCACAACAACAAACAGAG GAGTTTTGTCAAGTGTTAAAAGCAGACAGCAAAATGTTTAGGACTTATTTTAAG AATTTCTTTATGAAGGCTAAGTCATGA